One Astyanax mexicanus isolate ESR-SI-001 chromosome 3, AstMex3_surface, whole genome shotgun sequence genomic region harbors:
- the snrnp40 gene encoding U5 small nuclear ribonucleoprotein 40 kDa protein, translating to MIEPKKRGADMALVPAAVKRPRSELVAAAQNQQIATMGPPRSSSLQAPIMLLSGHEGEVYCCKFHPNGAMLASAGYDRLILLWSVYGDCENFATLKGHSGAVMELHYNTDGSLLYSASTDKTVCVWDSETGERVKRLKGHTSFVNSCFPARRGPQLACTGSDDGTVKLWDIRKKASVHTFQNTYQVLSVTFNDTSDQIISGGIDNDIKVWDLRQNKLIYSMQGHGDSVTGLSLSSEGSYLLSNSMDNSVRVWDIRPFAPKERCVKIFQGNVHNFEKNLLRCSWSSDGSKIAAGSADRFVYVWDTTSRRILYKLPGHAGSVNEVAFHPEEPIVLSGSSDKRLYMGEIQ from the exons ATGATCGAGCCGAAAAAGCGCGGCGCGGACATGGCGCTGGTTCCCGCCGCCGTGAAGAGACCGAGGAGCGAGCTGGTGGCCGCAGCGCAGAACCAGCAGATCGCCACCATG GGTCCTCCTCGCAGCTCCAGTTTACAGGCTCCTATAATGTTGCTGTCTGGACATGAAGGAGAAGTCTACTGCTGCAAGTTTCATCCCAATGGAGCCATGCTAGCTTCTGCAGGATATGACCGCCTCATCT tGTTATGGAGTGTGTACGGAGACTGTGAGAACTTTGCCACATTGAAAGGCCACAGTGGAGCTGTGATGGAGCTTCACTACAATACAGATGGAAG ctTGCTCTACTCAGCCAGTACGgataagactgtgtgtgtgtgggacagtGAGACTGGTGAGCGTGTAAAGCGTCTAAAAGGCCACACATCCTTTGTTAACTCTTGCTTTCCTGCACGCCGCGGTCCACAGCTAGCCTGCACTGGCAGTGACGACGGAACTGTGAAG CTGTGGGACATCAGAAAGAAGGCGTCTGTTCATACCTTCCAGAACACCTACCAGGTTCTGAGTGTGACCTTCAATGACACCAGTGATCAGATCATTTCTGGAGGCATCGACAATGACATTAAG GTGTGGGATTTGAGGCAGAATAAGCTGATTTACAGCATGCAGGGACATGGAGACTCTGTAACAGGACTCAGTCTCAGTTCAGAGGGATCCTACCTACTGTCCAACTCCATGGACAACAGTG TGCGTGTATGGGATATCCGTCCATTCGCCCCGAAGGAGAGATGTGTGAAGATCTTCCAGGGCAATGTCCACAACTTTGAGAAG AATCTTCTGCGGTGCTCGTGGTCATCAGATGGGAGTAAGATAGCGGCGGGCTCTGCTGACAG gtttgtttatgtGTGGGACACAACCTCTCGTAGAATTCTCTATAAGCTCCCTGGTCACGCGGGATCAGTTAATGAAGTGGCCTTCCATCCAGAAGAACCGATTG TTCTGTCTGGATCCAGTGACAAGCGGCTGTATATGGGGGAGATCCAGTAA
- the zcchc17 gene encoding nucleolar protein of 40 kDa isoform X2, with protein sequence MAGEHREPAGLDGLPELYSILRGEVASVTDYGAFVKIPGYRKQGLVHKSEMSATRIENPSEIVDVGEQVWIKVIGKEINDEKVKLSFSMKAVNQGSGRDLDPNNVMAEQDARRRKRFLDNTSQRITLEAVLNTTCKKCGCTGHFAKDCFSQAGLQYSLVPEEEEEPASQSVQSAPQKRKKEKKAKKEKKKKERKRHSSSSSDSSDDTKRAKHSHKHSEKKKKHKKHKHKSH encoded by the exons ATGGCTGGTGAGCATAGAGAGCCAGCTGGGCTGGATGGACTGCCAGAGCTGTACAGTATCCTGCGAGGAGAG GTGGCTTCTGTAACAGATTATGGAGCTTTTGTAAAGATTCCAGGATACAGGAAGCAAG GTTTGGTTCATAAGAGTGAGATGTCTGCAACTCGAATAGAGAATCCTTCTGAAATCGTGGACGTTGGTGAGCAAGTTTGGATTAAAGTCATTGGCAAAGAG ATTAATGATGAAAAGGTCAAACTCTCCTTCTCCATGAAAGCTGTCAATCAAGGCTCAGGGCGAGACTTAGACCCCAACAATGTGATGGCTGA ACAGGATGCGCGCAGGAGAAAGCGATTTCTGGATAATACAAGCCAGAGAATAACACTGGAAGCTGTGCTGAACACCACCTGTAAGAAATGTGGCTGCACAG GTCACTTTGCAAAGGACTGCTTCTCCCAGGCTGGGCTACAGTACAGTTTGGTtccagaagaggaggaggaaccCGCCAGCCAGAGCGTCCAATCGGCACCTCAGAAACGAAAGAAG GAAAAGAaagcaaagaaagagaaaaagaagaaagaaagaaaacgacACAGTTCTTCATCTTCTGACAGCAGTGATGACACCAAGAGAGCAAAACACTCCCATAAGCactcagagaagaagaaaaagcacaAGAAGCATAAACATAAGTCTCACTAA
- the dclk3 gene encoding serine/threonine-protein kinase DCLK3, with translation MTPLWKQRLEPQPAANPWRAADQRTRFPKCPNAAPRHVLPSYTYGSKNLRPPAAYRPLENAVIGSYGWEEPVVSRVNGYHGRHAEASPVRPRIVTVVRPCGEHNLRKISLLLNRRAVQTFELLIADVSEALGFPSWSNGRVRRLFSQTGREIRSLSDFFHFDQAFLAFGSSRPLLGEVQAALEELYPDSPGYCGHLLRLWERILRHKAAKADSGFHDDDPQVEASQNITVEPTVNQPVANNLQPTRAHARQKDRGRRERQRGEWEHWRVPLKALMKEEKGRGREEERKKESVYCRSCRGAGPPIPPIRQGNRQCAKWESPNNQSKAPPSQNDEMESQSQQQQQKTCEVEPNTLNPINNSNLPQNHQNIPIPETQTEKSPADQDRPKAKLVKQTDWQQQLPPDGVEVSHEEIERCYEIGSVVGDGNFAVVRECRVRGSTQTFAMKMVDKAKLQGRGHMIQNEIALLRSLAHPRLVQLLRSHHTDTYVYLLMELVTGGDLFDAIARSGRFSEPCAARMIRDISQALEYIHNKSIAHRDIKPENLLVQHDGNGSVNLKLADFGLAMVVTEPVYTVCGTPTYVAPEILAETGYGVAVDVWAMGVILFVLLSGFPPFRSAERNQEELFGLIQKGEVHFISPYWDHVSEGAKALIRALLEVNPAVRLTASQTLQNSWLLHAASQSGHTGETTNNQPKPASRKDAVNHHKQDISAETGQSAQNKDNKHTPQQNTEINTEQTDPQTPDRTLPARETSKNSHIQEIPAQPADPQQNSATPTDLHHQEEQSHNTEIRTNSNHQISDVPIISRNSDTDQNLQDKPEESSDIKNMQDVQ, from the exons ATGACCCCCCTATGGAAGCAGCGCCTGGAGCCCCAGCCCGCAGCAAACCCCTGGAGAGCAGCAG ATCAGAGAACCAGATTTCCTAAGTGCCCGAATGCTGCTCCTCGCCATGTCCTCCCTTCATACACCTATGGTTCCAAGAACCTGAGGCCTCCTGCTGCCTACAGACCCTTGGAAAATGCTGTAATTGGATCATATGGGTGGGAGGAGCCTGTGGTGTCCAGGGTAAACGGCTACCATGGACGGCATGCGGAGGCGAGTCCGGTGCGGCCACGCATAGTAACGGTTGTACGGCCGTGTGGAGAGCACAACCTGCGGAAGATCTCTCTGCTGTTGAACCGGCGGGCAGTCCAGACTTTCGAACTGCTCATAGCTGATGTCTCGGAGGCGCTTGGCTTTCCTAGTTGGAGCAATGGCCGCGTTCGCCGCCTCTTCAGCCAAACTGGCCGAGAGATCCGCAGCCTCTCAGACTTCTTTCACTTTGACCAGGCCTTCCTGGCCTTCGGGAGCTCTCGCCCATTGCTTGGTGAAGTGCAGGCTGCTCTAGAGGAGCTTTACCCTGACAGTCCAGGTTACTGTGGACACTTGCTAAGGTTGTGGGAGCGCATCCTGAGGCATAAAGCAGCCAAAGCTGATAGTGGTTTTCATGATGATGACCCGCAGGTCGAGGCCTCTCAAAATATAACTGTTGAGCCTACAGTCAATCAGCCAGTCGCCAACAATTTGCAGCCAACCAGAGCACATGCTAGGCAGAAGGACAGGGGTAGGAGAGAAAGGCAAAGAGGAGAGTGGGAGCACTGGAGGGTACCCCTCAAAGCTCTAATGAAAGAGGAGAAggggagaggaagagaagaagagcGGAAGAAAGAGTCCGTATACTGTCGGAGCTGCAGGGGGGCTGGACCACCTATCCCACCAATCAGACAGGGAAACAGACAGTGTGCTAAATGGGAGAGCCCTAATAATCAGAGCAAAGCTCCTCCATCTCAGAATGATGAGATGGAAAGCCaatcacaacaacaacaacaaaagacaTGTGAAGTAGAACCCAATACTCTAAATCCAATCAATAACTCAAATTTGCCACAAAACCACCAAAACATTCCAATTCCAGAGACCCAAACAGAAAAATCACCTGCTGATCAGGACAGGCCTAAAGCAAAACTGGTCAAGCAGACAGACTGGCAGCAGCAGCTTCCGCCCGATGGTGTCGAGGTTTCACACGAGGAAATCGAGCGCTGCTACGAGATCGGCTCAGTGGTGGGTGATGGGAACTTTGCGGTGGTACGAGAGTGTCGTGTCCGGGGCAGCACCCAAACCTTCGCCATGAAGATGGTGGACAAGGCCAAGCTGCAAGGCCGCGGTCACATGATCCAGAATGAGATTGCCCTGCTGCGGAGCCTGGCTCATCCACGCCTGGTACAGCTGCTGCGCTCACACCACACAGACACATACGTTTACCTGCTGATGGAGCTGGTCACCGGCGGAGATCTGTTCGATGCCATTGCCCGCAGTGGGAGATTCAGTGAGCCGTGTGCAGCCCGAATGATCCGAGACATCAGCCAGGCCCTGGAGTACATCCATAACAAGAGCATCGCACACAGAGACATCAAACCGGAAAACCTGCTG GTCCAGCACGACGGGAATGGCAGTGTGAATCTGAAGCTGGCTGATTTTGGATTGGCCATGGTGGTGACAGAGCCGGTGTACACAGTATGTGGAACACCAACTTACGTTGCTCCTGAGATACTTGCTGAGACAG gtTATGGTGTAGCAGTGGATGTCTGGGCGATGGGGGTTATACTGTTTGTACTGCTCAGTGGGTTCCCACCATTCCGCAGTGCAGAACGCAATCAGGAGGAGCTGTTTGGTCTCATTCAGAAGGGAGAGGTTCACTTCATATCACCTTACTGGGACCATGTGTCTGAAG GAGCTAAAGCTCTGATCAGGGCTCTGCTGGAAGTGAACCCGGCTGTGAGGCTGACAGCCAGTCAGACTCTGCAGAACAGCTGGCTCCTGCATGCTGCATCACAGAGCGGCCACACGGGGGAGACGACCAACAACCAACCCAAACCAGCCAGCAGAAAAGATGCTGTCAATCATCATAAACAGGACATATCAGCAGAGACGGGTCAATCAGCTCagaataaagacaataaacacacacCTCAACAGAACACAGAAATCAACACAGAACAGACAGATCCCCAGACTCCTGACAGAACCTTACCAGCAAGAGAGACCAGCAAAAACAGTCACATACAGGAGATACCAGCACAACCAGCAGATCCACAGCAGAACAGTGCAACTCCTACAGACCTTCACCATCAAGAGGAACAATCACACAATACAGAGATCAGAACCAACAGCAACCACCAGATATCAGACGTTCCCATAATCAGCAGGAACAGCGACACGGACCAAAACCTTCAGGACAAACCAGAAGAATCATCTGACATCAAAAATATGCAGGATGTTCAGTGA
- the fabp3 gene encoding fatty acid-binding protein, heart, which produces MAEAFVGTWNLKESKNFDDYMKALGVGFATRQVGSMTKPTTIISLEGDVITLKTVSTFKNTEINFKLGEEFDETTADDRKVKSLVTVDGGKMVHVQKWDGKETTLVREVDGNSLTLTLTLGDVVCTRHYTKGE; this is translated from the exons ATGGCTGAGGCTTTCGTCGGCACGTGGAACCTGAAGGAGAGCAAGAACTTCGACGACTACATGAAAGCCCTGG GTGTGGGCTTTGCAACACGTCAGGTTGGCAGCATGACCAAACCCACCACCATAATTTCCCTGGAAGGTGATGTCATCACGTTAAAGACAGTCAGTACCTTCAAGAACACAGAAATCAACTTCAAACTGGGAGAAGAGTTCGACGAGACCACAGCAGATGATCGTAAAGTCAAG tCTTTGGTGACCGTTGATGGAGGCAAGATGGTTCATGTTCAGAAATGGGATGGCAAAGAGACAACACTGGTCAGAGAAGTCGACGGCAACAGTCTTACACTG ACACTAACTCTCGGCGATGTCGTCTGCACACGGCACTACACAAAAGGAGAGTAA
- the zcchc17 gene encoding nucleolar protein of 40 kDa isoform X1: MITSHQTKLNCLNFAPGVSKSSVASMAGEHREPAGLDGLPELYSILRGEVASVTDYGAFVKIPGYRKQGLVHKSEMSATRIENPSEIVDVGEQVWIKVIGKEINDEKVKLSFSMKAVNQGSGRDLDPNNVMAEQDARRRKRFLDNTSQRITLEAVLNTTCKKCGCTGHFAKDCFSQAGLQYSLVPEEEEEPASQSVQSAPQKRKKEKKAKKEKKKKERKRHSSSSSDSSDDTKRAKHSHKHSEKKKKHKKHKHKSH, encoded by the exons atgatcacaagccatcaaaccaagctgaactgcttgaattttgcaccaggagtatccaaaagcagtgt AGCATCGATGGCTGGTGAGCATAGAGAGCCAGCTGGGCTGGATGGACTGCCAGAGCTGTACAGTATCCTGCGAGGAGAG GTGGCTTCTGTAACAGATTATGGAGCTTTTGTAAAGATTCCAGGATACAGGAAGCAAG GTTTGGTTCATAAGAGTGAGATGTCTGCAACTCGAATAGAGAATCCTTCTGAAATCGTGGACGTTGGTGAGCAAGTTTGGATTAAAGTCATTGGCAAAGAG ATTAATGATGAAAAGGTCAAACTCTCCTTCTCCATGAAAGCTGTCAATCAAGGCTCAGGGCGAGACTTAGACCCCAACAATGTGATGGCTGA ACAGGATGCGCGCAGGAGAAAGCGATTTCTGGATAATACAAGCCAGAGAATAACACTGGAAGCTGTGCTGAACACCACCTGTAAGAAATGTGGCTGCACAG GTCACTTTGCAAAGGACTGCTTCTCCCAGGCTGGGCTACAGTACAGTTTGGTtccagaagaggaggaggaaccCGCCAGCCAGAGCGTCCAATCGGCACCTCAGAAACGAAAGAAG GAAAAGAaagcaaagaaagagaaaaagaagaaagaaagaaaacgacACAGTTCTTCATCTTCTGACAGCAGTGATGACACCAAGAGAGCAAAACACTCCCATAAGCactcagagaagaagaaaaagcacaAGAAGCATAAACATAAGTCTCACTAA